A part of Thermosphaera sp. genomic DNA contains:
- a CDS encoding polysaccharide biosynthesis protein produces MKGLVIAGYGGHAGYAYAVSVELVKRGVELDILLPRGYRFLERRFEKLGEIIYATLPRKPLEPFHRGLHRWFKAFAESLSLARRSYDFAFATGSNFSIPASLTLKILRRTKVYTLEAVDRVLKRTKAVGILYKTGATVFLAWEEQLEMYPRGVVVGPIYEPLVYEPRNDGYVLITTGTLGAEELFEAAVELDVEKMVVQTGDVDPAPYAARKPGWVFFQYTEDLYKWIAGARIVVTHPGITAATARFAYGKPVVIAYTRRHSKIFTRREVEAFAEKLNAAFLDEATPSKLAEALREAENRRVPAYPNGAVKIAEYITTPLGLARSE; encoded by the coding sequence ATGAAGGGGCTGGTTATCGCTGGCTACGGGGGGCACGCGGGTTATGCATACGCCGTATCCGTGGAGCTCGTTAAACGGGGAGTAGAACTCGACATCCTTCTTCCCCGCGGATACCGCTTCTTGGAGAGAAGGTTCGAGAAACTGGGAGAGATAATATACGCTACTCTCCCCCGCAAACCCCTCGAGCCCTTCCACAGGGGCCTCCACAGATGGTTCAAGGCCTTCGCGGAATCCCTTAGCCTAGCGCGGAGAAGCTACGACTTCGCCTTCGCCACAGGATCAAACTTCTCGATACCGGCATCCCTAACGCTGAAGATCCTGAGGAGAACCAAGGTTTACACTCTGGAGGCGGTTGACCGGGTTCTCAAGAGAACCAAGGCAGTAGGCATCCTCTATAAAACAGGTGCAACAGTCTTCCTCGCCTGGGAGGAGCAGTTAGAGATGTACCCCCGTGGAGTAGTCGTCGGACCCATATACGAGCCACTCGTATACGAGCCTCGCAACGATGGATATGTTTTGATAACCACCGGTACTCTCGGTGCCGAGGAATTATTCGAGGCGGCAGTCGAGTTGGACGTGGAGAAAATGGTTGTTCAAACAGGAGATGTGGATCCCGCTCCATACGCGGCTAGGAAGCCAGGCTGGGTATTCTTCCAGTATACAGAAGACCTCTACAAGTGGATAGCCGGCGCTAGAATAGTAGTGACTCATCCAGGAATAACTGCTGCTACTGCAAGGTTTGCATACGGGAAACCAGTTGTCATCGCCTACACTAGGAGGCACTCTAAGATCTTCACTAGAAGAGAGGTTGAAGCCTTCGCGGAAAAATTAAACGCTGCCTTCCTCGACGAAGCCACACCGAGTAAACTCGCAGAAGCCCTGAGAGAAGCAGAGAACAGGAGAGTCCCCGCATACCCTAACGGTGCTGTCAAAATAGCTGAATACATTACAACCCCGCTAGGTCTAGCCCGGAGTGAGTAG
- a CDS encoding pyridoxal-phosphate dependent enzyme: MPEWRCPRCGFRTSLWSQYLFKCPRCEHPLELEYEIRFEPRGRGLFRYSSMLPFTPDKTRGEGSTPLVREVLNSVEVFFKLEYLNPSGSFKDRGSALAAYYAYRMGFDKVVEDTSGNTGISVALFARLYGLEARIIMPKTAPEGKKKLVRKLGGIVVEASDRSEAASKALEYARDHFYVAHTWSPLFTTGFTTIAYEIYEEAGVPDAIILPVGSGSLLLGVYQGFRSLVKLGVVQRIPVIYGVQGYSVQPVFKAVKGYEEKGEESTLADGVMVPNPPRLSEIASKIREAKGDVILVGNTEIAEATRELWEMGFTVEPTSAIVLAALRKMADALRGKRTALILTGSGLKVM, translated from the coding sequence GTGCCCGAGTGGCGTTGCCCAAGGTGCGGCTTCAGGACAAGCTTGTGGTCTCAATACTTGTTTAAATGCCCACGTTGCGAACACCCGTTGGAGCTGGAGTATGAAATCCGTTTCGAGCCCCGCGGACGCGGGCTCTTCAGGTATTCCTCCATGCTCCCCTTCACCCCTGATAAGACAAGAGGGGAGGGGAGCACTCCCCTAGTAAGGGAGGTTTTAAACAGCGTCGAAGTATTCTTCAAGCTCGAGTACTTGAACCCGAGCGGTAGCTTCAAGGACAGAGGCTCAGCGCTGGCTGCTTACTACGCTTACAGAATGGGGTTCGATAAAGTCGTAGAGGACACTAGCGGTAACACCGGAATATCGGTAGCGCTCTTTGCCAGATTATATGGCCTTGAAGCACGCATCATAATGCCGAAGACCGCGCCTGAAGGTAAGAAGAAGCTTGTGAGAAAACTCGGCGGGATAGTAGTAGAGGCTTCTGACAGGAGTGAGGCAGCCTCTAAAGCTCTGGAGTACGCACGGGATCACTTCTACGTTGCTCATACTTGGAGCCCCCTTTTCACCACAGGATTCACGACAATAGCGTATGAAATATACGAGGAGGCGGGCGTCCCCGACGCTATAATATTGCCCGTTGGCTCGGGATCCCTGCTTCTAGGCGTTTACCAGGGGTTTAGAAGCCTGGTGAAGCTTGGAGTGGTTCAAAGAATACCAGTCATCTACGGGGTTCAAGGCTACAGCGTCCAGCCCGTGTTCAAGGCCGTCAAGGGATATGAGGAGAAAGGGGAGGAATCGACCCTTGCCGACGGGGTTATGGTCCCGAACCCGCCGAGGCTGAGTGAAATAGCCTCGAAGATAAGGGAGGCAAAAGGAGACGTAATCCTAGTGGGCAACACCGAGATAGCGGAAGCAACCAGGGAGCTCTGGGAGATGGGCTTCACCGTGGAACCCACATCAGCAATAGTCCTAGCAGCGCTTCGAAAGATGGCTGATGCGCTGAGAGGGAAGAGGACGGCACTAATCCTCACTGGGTCAGGCTTGAAAGTGATGTGA
- a CDS encoding tRNA (cytidine(56)-2'-O)-methyltransferase (catalyzes the S-adenosyl-methionine-dependent 2'-O-ribose methylation of C56 in tRNA transcripts) has translation MSEKKIYVLRYGHRPQRDKRVTTHALLVARAFGANGFILGDVVDEKIREALEKTLSIWGGRLHFEMGVNSFKYALDWKKHGIVVHLTMYGLPVDEALDEIKRAAGDLLIVIGASKVPRFFYEVADYNVAIGNQPHSEIAALAIFLDRYYQGRELSFEHEGGRLRIIPQRKGKKVVPK, from the coding sequence GTGAGCGAGAAGAAGATATACGTACTGAGATACGGGCATAGGCCGCAGAGGGATAAGAGGGTTACCACTCACGCCCTCTTGGTGGCCAGGGCGTTCGGGGCGAACGGGTTCATTCTAGGGGACGTGGTTGATGAGAAGATTAGGGAGGCGTTGGAGAAGACTCTGAGCATATGGGGCGGCAGGCTCCACTTCGAGATGGGGGTCAACTCCTTCAAATACGCACTAGATTGGAAGAAGCATGGAATAGTGGTTCACTTGACGATGTACGGGCTACCCGTGGATGAAGCGCTGGACGAGATTAAGCGCGCGGCGGGAGACCTGCTGATCGTGATAGGTGCTTCCAAGGTGCCGAGGTTCTTCTACGAGGTTGCAGACTATAATGTCGCGATCGGAAACCAGCCCCACTCCGAGATAGCTGCGCTGGCAATCTTCCTAGACAGGTACTACCAGGGGAGAGAGCTCAGTTTTGAGCACGAGGGAGGAAGGCTCAGGATAATCCCGCAACGTAAGGGTAAAAAAGTAGTTCCCAAATAA
- the hflX gene encoding GTPase HflX — protein MRVVVAVPRKYMEYLDEEISLVKTVYPHVGDVVVVKKPYRKTYVPMTSLNDLKSAGFDKLIVMDTLKPSQIINLARELKRDVEDRLMLILEIFANHAGSLEAKLQIELARLRHTIPLIKEAIRYAKIGEMHGFLGSGEYGFEKYYFMMKRRENRVRKEIERIRRTRALRRMRREELGYPHVAIIGYTCAGKTTLFNKLTGMSKPVGPEPFTTLTPKSYKIRFNTIEAVVTDTVGFIRDLPPEVIEAFYATLEEVAESDLILNVIDTSKPLERIIGEVETASSILAKIGSQGKPIIYVLNKIDLVSGEKVGEVVEKLSKALNDPGDSIIPVSAEKNINMNELILTVEASLRKVLKK, from the coding sequence TTGAGAGTAGTAGTCGCAGTCCCGAGGAAGTACATGGAGTACTTGGATGAAGAAATAAGCCTTGTGAAAACGGTTTACCCACACGTCGGGGATGTAGTAGTAGTTAAGAAGCCCTACAGGAAGACATACGTTCCAATGACGAGTTTAAATGATTTGAAGAGTGCGGGCTTCGACAAACTCATAGTGATGGATACTCTGAAACCCTCTCAAATAATAAACCTTGCCAGAGAGTTGAAGCGGGATGTTGAAGACCGCTTAATGCTGATACTCGAGATTTTCGCAAACCATGCCGGAAGCCTAGAGGCTAAGCTCCAGATCGAGCTCGCCAGGCTGAGGCATACTATCCCCCTGATCAAGGAGGCAATTAGGTACGCGAAGATTGGGGAGATGCACGGATTCCTAGGCTCCGGTGAATACGGGTTTGAAAAATACTACTTCATGATGAAGAGGAGGGAGAACAGGGTTAGAAAGGAGATCGAGAGGATAAGGAGGACACGGGCGTTGAGGAGGATGAGGAGGGAGGAGCTGGGATATCCTCATGTAGCGATCATCGGCTACACGTGCGCGGGTAAGACAACCCTGTTCAACAAGCTCACAGGAATGAGTAAGCCCGTGGGTCCCGAGCCCTTCACTACCCTGACCCCGAAGTCCTACAAGATAAGGTTCAACACTATAGAAGCCGTAGTAACCGATACTGTGGGCTTCATCAGGGATCTACCCCCCGAGGTAATAGAGGCTTTCTATGCGACCCTGGAGGAGGTTGCCGAGTCGGACTTGATATTGAATGTTATAGACACCTCGAAGCCCCTGGAAAGGATCATCGGCGAGGTAGAAACCGCTTCAAGCATTCTCGCCAAAATAGGCTCCCAGGGAAAACCGATCATATACGTGTTGAACAAGATCGATCTTGTAAGCGGAGAGAAGGTTGGAGAAGTCGTTGAGAAGCTATCCAAGGCTTTAAACGACCCGGGGGACAGTATAATACCCGTCTCCGCCGAGAAAAACATTAACATGAATGAGCTAATTCTAACGGTGGAGGCGAGCTTGAGGAAGGTGTTGAAGAAGTGA
- a CDS encoding multiprotein bridging factor aMBF1: protein MPCYCEICGREVENNRDCRKIVLEGSVLIACPQCFNRLVNQGKARPFIEERKAKPQPQKAPISQPRPKPIREEYEVVEDYAKRVKEARERLGWTQQVLAQKVRESENIIKRIEAGRLKPGIDLARRLERALGIKLLEPVVDESTPSLGKSEDFLTIGDLVKLNKNDQGET from the coding sequence ATGCCCTGCTATTGCGAGATATGCGGTAGGGAAGTGGAAAACAACAGGGATTGTAGGAAAATAGTTTTAGAGGGAAGCGTTTTAATAGCCTGTCCCCAATGCTTCAATAGGCTTGTAAATCAGGGGAAGGCGAGACCGTTTATAGAGGAGAGGAAAGCCAAGCCTCAACCCCAGAAGGCCCCTATTTCCCAGCCGAGGCCGAAGCCTATTAGAGAAGAGTATGAGGTCGTAGAAGATTACGCTAAAAGAGTTAAGGAAGCCAGGGAGAGGTTGGGCTGGACCCAACAGGTTCTAGCCCAGAAGGTCCGGGAGAGCGAGAACATTATTAAAAGAATTGAAGCGGGACGCTTGAAGCCGGGTATAGATCTCGCCCGTAGGCTAGAGAGGGCTCTGGGGATCAAGCTGCTTGAACCGGTTGTTGATGAATCAACTCCATCGCTCGGTAAGAGCGAGGACTTCCTCACGATAGGAGACTTGGTTAAGTTGAATAAGAATGATCAAGGTGAAACCTAG
- a CDS encoding proteasome-activating nucleotidase gives MSSEIDNRDQLDVVINEEDYIRYLENKIKTLENERKNLLLKLNYYRSELDKLLASPLIEAVVENVLEDGKVVVKSSTGPTLVVTVSESIDKSRIIPGVRVALNQRGSTIVEVLPEYVDALVQSMEVIDKPNVRYEDIGGLSEQIRELREVVELPLKNPELFQEIGIEPPKGVLLYGPPGCGKTMLAKAVASEAGATFISIVGSELVQKFIGEGARIVRELFAYARRKAPAIIFIDEIDAIAAKRIDVGTSGEREVQRTLMQLLAELDGFRPLDKIKVIAATNRIDILDPAILRPGRLDRLIEVPLPDFNGRLEILRIHTRRMKLERDVDLKSIAKATHGFSGAELKAVVTEAGYNAIRDNRRVVVMSDFLKAVDKVKSKKQFRRVDEFSEEKDKGEYVKYVYQ, from the coding sequence ATGAGTAGTGAGATTGATAATAGGGATCAGCTTGACGTAGTGATTAATGAGGAAGACTATATACGGTATCTTGAAAACAAGATCAAGACCTTGGAAAACGAGAGGAAAAACCTCTTGTTGAAGCTGAACTACTACAGGAGCGAGCTGGATAAACTGCTCGCCTCACCCCTTATCGAAGCTGTAGTGGAGAACGTCCTTGAGGACGGCAAGGTTGTCGTTAAGAGCAGTACTGGCCCCACGCTTGTTGTAACGGTTTCAGAATCGATCGATAAGTCTAGAATAATCCCCGGGGTTAGAGTGGCTTTGAACCAGAGGGGTTCAACGATCGTGGAGGTTCTACCCGAGTATGTGGACGCGCTGGTTCAGTCTATGGAGGTCATCGATAAACCTAACGTTAGATACGAGGACATCGGCGGTTTAAGCGAGCAAATAAGGGAATTGCGCGAGGTTGTTGAACTCCCCTTGAAGAATCCAGAGCTCTTCCAGGAGATCGGTATAGAGCCCCCTAAGGGGGTTCTCCTCTACGGCCCCCCTGGCTGCGGTAAGACAATGCTTGCCAAGGCAGTAGCCTCTGAAGCGGGGGCAACCTTCATCAGCATCGTCGGCAGCGAGCTTGTTCAAAAATTCATAGGAGAGGGTGCAAGGATTGTTAGAGAACTGTTTGCCTACGCGCGTAGAAAAGCCCCTGCTATAATCTTCATTGATGAAATAGACGCGATAGCTGCTAAGAGAATAGATGTTGGAACTAGCGGGGAGAGGGAGGTCCAAAGAACCCTGATGCAACTGCTTGCGGAGCTAGATGGTTTCAGACCCTTAGACAAGATAAAAGTCATAGCCGCTACTAATCGGATCGATATCTTGGATCCAGCCATTCTCAGGCCGGGCAGGCTTGACAGGTTAATAGAAGTACCCCTCCCGGACTTCAACGGTAGACTCGAGATCCTCAGGATCCACACGCGCAGGATGAAGCTTGAGAGGGATGTAGACCTTAAATCAATAGCCAAGGCGACACACGGTTTCTCGGGGGCGGAGCTTAAGGCGGTGGTGACGGAGGCGGGCTACAACGCGATTAGGGATAATAGGAGAGTAGTGGTGATGAGCGATTTCCTGAAGGCGGTTGATAAAGTTAAGAGTAAGAAACAGTTTAGGAGGGTTGACGAGTTCTCCGAGGAAAAGGATAAAGGGGAATACGTAAAGTATGTTTATCAATAA
- a CDS encoding PUA domain-containing protein, with the protein MIKRKPFREELEEARRIAEYQFNVRGEDFIPDDSVFVFSPKTMKLRMILVGGEKYLSLRAQDYRFILHLRAGRRLNQLLPHPFLRVYVKPEYSVFIRKGGNLFSKHVLMADPGIRPEDEVLVLDGAEVIAVGRAILPGGEMAYYKRGEAIRIREYAG; encoded by the coding sequence TTGATCAAGAGAAAACCCTTTAGAGAAGAGCTCGAGGAAGCCAGGAGGATAGCAGAATACCAGTTTAACGTGAGAGGGGAAGACTTCATCCCCGATGACTCCGTCTTCGTTTTCAGCCCCAAGACGATGAAGCTACGGATGATATTGGTGGGTGGGGAGAAATATTTATCCCTGAGAGCCCAGGACTACAGGTTCATACTTCATCTGCGGGCTGGGCGGAGGCTGAACCAGCTTCTCCCGCACCCTTTTTTAAGAGTGTATGTTAAACCGGAGTACAGCGTATTCATACGCAAGGGTGGTAATTTGTTCAGTAAGCACGTCTTAATGGCAGACCCTGGGATCAGGCCCGAGGACGAGGTCCTGGTCTTGGATGGCGCAGAGGTTATTGCCGTTGGGAGAGCAATACTCCCTGGAGGAGAGATGGCATATTATAAACGGGGTGAAGCAATAAGAATAAGGGAATACGCAGGATGA
- a CDS encoding PAC2 family protein gives MRTIRIIPLKPIDRKLFENALFITGYQGFGMVGYLTTRHLVRELKLEKIGFIKTRHMPEVTLYGEGGLLYPFELYAGEASGRKILVLLNNAVPHIHERTDYAEFTALLMKAFKVEEAILVGGLDPSLKEDENERYRWIPIGATKISLNAPVLKNRHVIGPLALTMMFVEAYGLKGVVILSYTDLYKPDPRASAVAVEIIGELINAKIDTSSLLEEAKIIDAIEMEREKIEKAMEGELSEKKSRLSYI, from the coding sequence ATGAGAACCATCAGGATAATACCGTTGAAACCAATCGATAGAAAGCTCTTCGAGAACGCCCTATTCATCACAGGGTATCAAGGATTCGGCATGGTCGGCTACTTAACGACGCGCCACTTGGTGAGGGAGCTGAAGCTCGAGAAGATAGGCTTCATAAAGACTAGGCATATGCCCGAGGTAACTCTGTACGGTGAAGGCGGTTTACTGTACCCGTTTGAGCTCTATGCTGGAGAAGCATCCGGGCGTAAAATCCTGGTCTTGCTCAACAACGCCGTGCCGCACATTCACGAGAGAACGGATTACGCGGAGTTCACAGCTTTATTAATGAAGGCATTCAAAGTCGAAGAGGCAATACTTGTGGGCGGATTAGACCCTAGTCTTAAAGAAGACGAGAATGAAAGGTACAGGTGGATCCCCATCGGGGCCACCAAGATAAGTCTGAACGCCCCGGTTCTCAAGAACAGGCATGTAATAGGCCCCCTGGCCTTGACTATGATGTTTGTTGAAGCCTACGGTTTGAAGGGGGTGGTAATCCTCTCATACACAGATCTCTACAAGCCCGATCCGCGCGCAAGCGCGGTTGCCGTTGAGATCATTGGGGAGTTGATTAACGCTAAGATAGATACTTCCTCCCTCTTGGAGGAGGCCAAGATAATTGACGCTATAGAGATGGAGAGGGAGAAGATCGAGAAAGCTATGGAGGGCGAGCTATCCGAGAAGAAATCTCGCCTAAGCTACATATAG
- the tgtA gene encoding tRNA guanosine(15) transglycosylase TgtA, translated as MHFEPREYDLAGKIGRLKTKHGVVETPFLFPVIDPLRQAPGLNVVREIGFEGFITNAYLFYKRNNGKVKNIHQSLGWDKPIMTDSGGYQVLVYGDVEVDNKTIVEYEKKIGVDIGVILDVPTGSKMTWDEALKAVRETHRRAVEALPLIMDSDQIWVLPIQGSPYKDLVVRSSILAWRLPYQMYAVGSPTVLLEKYEYKYIVELTAIAKLHLPPDRPLHVFGVGHPMIIPFLVAVGADFFDSASYILYARDGRYMTETGTKNVKELSYLPCNCPVCSRYTAKELNELSDRERVEALATHNLHVLMKELKTVKQYIREGRLWELLEYRSKSHPSLRLAFDVVKKYRDLIDKYNPRSKPDGKALFIIDRDSVENPRIAYARRKSLEMLGGYVKERRIILVPAHSKPFSHQQEYVKIAYNPSFAEGKEYEVLFIHPVLGVFHPSISSTYPFYQHEGRITKHVINPKLIASLIDKLIGEKEASEVVVLESSWMTRDLFEKIKKTARHGDRISICSLGEISSRIARPP; from the coding sequence TTGCATTTTGAACCAAGAGAATACGATCTTGCCGGGAAGATAGGCAGGCTCAAAACTAAGCACGGAGTTGTTGAAACTCCTTTTTTATTCCCCGTTATAGACCCGTTGAGGCAGGCGCCTGGTTTAAACGTAGTACGCGAGATAGGGTTCGAGGGATTCATAACAAACGCGTACTTATTCTACAAGAGGAATAATGGAAAAGTGAAAAACATACATCAATCCCTCGGCTGGGATAAGCCTATAATGACTGATTCAGGGGGATATCAAGTCCTCGTATACGGGGATGTAGAGGTAGATAATAAAACGATCGTAGAGTATGAGAAGAAAATAGGCGTGGATATTGGCGTAATACTTGACGTTCCAACTGGCAGCAAGATGACGTGGGATGAGGCGTTAAAAGCGGTTCGCGAAACCCATAGGAGGGCGGTTGAGGCTCTGCCGTTGATTATGGATTCTGATCAGATATGGGTCCTCCCCATCCAAGGATCCCCCTACAAAGACCTAGTCGTAAGGTCATCGATCCTAGCTTGGAGGCTTCCCTACCAAATGTATGCCGTAGGCTCTCCCACAGTGCTCTTGGAGAAGTATGAGTACAAATATATTGTTGAGCTGACGGCGATAGCTAAGCTACACCTACCCCCGGATAGACCTCTCCACGTTTTCGGGGTAGGGCACCCCATGATCATTCCGTTCCTAGTGGCGGTTGGAGCAGATTTCTTCGACTCAGCAAGCTACATCCTCTACGCTAGAGACGGTAGATACATGACCGAGACGGGGACGAAAAACGTTAAGGAGCTCTCTTATCTTCCGTGCAACTGCCCCGTGTGCAGCAGGTATACAGCTAAGGAGTTGAACGAACTGAGCGATCGCGAGAGGGTGGAAGCACTAGCTACTCACAACCTGCACGTCTTAATGAAGGAGTTGAAGACTGTTAAACAATACATCCGCGAGGGACGCCTATGGGAGCTCCTCGAGTACAGGAGCAAGTCGCATCCCAGCTTGAGGCTGGCGTTTGACGTTGTGAAAAAGTACCGAGACCTAATCGATAAGTACAATCCCCGGTCGAAACCTGATGGGAAAGCATTATTCATAATCGATAGAGACTCCGTTGAAAACCCTAGAATAGCGTATGCAAGAAGGAAGAGCTTGGAGATGCTTGGAGGATACGTTAAGGAGAGAAGGATTATACTAGTGCCCGCGCATTCGAAACCGTTCTCTCATCAGCAAGAGTACGTTAAGATCGCCTATAATCCCAGTTTCGCAGAGGGTAAAGAATACGAAGTGCTCTTCATCCACCCGGTCCTAGGCGTATTCCATCCTTCAATCTCTTCAACCTACCCATTCTACCAGCATGAAGGAAGGATCACCAAGCATGTCATAAACCCTAAGCTTATTGCATCCTTGATCGACAAGCTCATAGGCGAGAAGGAAGCGAGTGAAGTCGTAGTGCTGGAATCCTCGTGGATGACTAGAGATTTATTTGAAAAGATAAAGAAAACAGCAAGGCATGGAGATAGAATCTCTATATGTAGCTTAGGCGAGATTTCTTCTCGGATAGCTCGCCCTCCATAG
- a CDS encoding Lsm family RNA-binding protein, with amino-acid sequence MSVMDASRKLISELSGMIDKKVKVVLSDGRHYEGVLLGFDHPSLNLLLQNAVDNSGARYPKVVVKGERISEILISEVPLFDPEEFKEFILREMKIADHLVRVIPEARIVEVQGRYRISEKGVEGVGPMAETLYSLFKKYIAGKEKAVKG; translated from the coding sequence ATGTCCGTGATGGATGCTTCAAGGAAGCTTATAAGTGAGCTCTCAGGCATGATCGATAAGAAGGTTAAAGTGGTTTTAAGCGATGGAAGACACTACGAGGGAGTTCTGCTTGGTTTCGACCACCCCTCCCTTAACCTGTTGCTCCAAAACGCTGTTGACAATAGCGGTGCGAGGTATCCGAAAGTAGTGGTGAAAGGGGAGAGAATATCAGAGATTCTGATTTCGGAAGTCCCATTATTCGACCCCGAGGAGTTCAAGGAGTTTATACTTCGTGAAATGAAGATCGCGGATCACTTGGTGAGAGTGATTCCCGAGGCCAGGATAGTGGAAGTCCAGGGAAGGTACAGGATTAGCGAGAAGGGCGTTGAAGGCGTTGGACCGATGGCTGAAACACTCTATAGCTTATTCAAGAAGTACATTGCGGGCAAGGAGAAGGCTGTCAAGGGATAA
- a CDS encoding DNA-directed RNA polymerase subunit G, translated as MSMELKCVVEGVEDLRMPKVFRVHASCGDAKLDVEFHNEVVPKAVVAKDMLVEITREKEKCLQHYFCGQGYVVSTGKIGEHVRTIISLHGFLIVLKTPSPPGLNTMDQVFVGVDFKQ; from the coding sequence ATGAGTATGGAGCTGAAATGCGTCGTCGAGGGCGTTGAAGACCTTAGAATGCCCAAGGTCTTCAGAGTTCACGCATCGTGCGGTGATGCTAAACTTGATGTAGAGTTTCACAACGAGGTCGTTCCGAAAGCAGTGGTCGCGAAGGATATGCTGGTTGAGATAACGCGGGAGAAGGAGAAGTGCCTACAACATTATTTCTGCGGGCAGGGCTACGTGGTCTCTACTGGGAAGATTGGAGAGCACGTGAGGACGATAATATCTCTCCACGGTTTTCTCATCGTATTGAAGACCCCGAGCCCGCCGGGGCTCAACACGATGGATCAAGTCTTCGTTGGAGTAGACTTCAAGCAATAA
- a CDS encoding ATP-binding protein has translation MIPFITAKPRVKYPLQRLVEGDEFKGDYITLGKVINTVPAVEARLPLDSLNRHILIIGATGTGKSYTASRIALRTSLKGIPVLVFDWHGEYGEVLEESVSINPFEKPVELLGSRDIRVDAEVLTDVLGLTPPQEYLLWKILSEKGKRVDSVESLIRAIESHYDEAGWVREARLSLYRKIKILAVNPYLKLFEGGNEGFLEELTPGKPVLIDLSLIRNTTVRRTYGTLLLARLINRNYGLRRKYLVLLEEAHNYLGRENPIWFLARMMGEIRKNNIGFCVITQSPSLITDHVLVNTNTKIVHSVKASIDLELVSRSLFVEQEIARILPYLSVGEALLYNPVLKKPLLIRIE, from the coding sequence GTGATACCCTTTATAACTGCTAAGCCCAGGGTAAAGTACCCGCTCCAGCGGCTGGTTGAAGGCGACGAGTTCAAGGGGGATTATATAACGCTGGGGAAGGTGATCAACACAGTACCGGCAGTCGAGGCTAGACTCCCCTTGGACTCGCTGAACAGGCATATACTGATCATAGGGGCAACAGGGACGGGCAAGTCTTACACTGCATCCAGGATAGCATTGCGGACGAGTTTGAAGGGGATCCCCGTACTAGTCTTCGATTGGCACGGCGAGTACGGGGAGGTTCTCGAGGAGAGTGTTTCAATAAACCCCTTCGAGAAACCAGTGGAGCTACTTGGGTCCCGCGACATCCGGGTCGATGCGGAGGTTTTAACCGATGTGCTCGGGCTCACGCCTCCCCAGGAGTACTTACTGTGGAAAATCCTAAGCGAGAAGGGTAAGCGTGTGGACAGCGTTGAATCATTGATTAGAGCAATAGAATCCCATTACGATGAGGCAGGCTGGGTTAGAGAAGCCAGGCTCTCTCTTTACAGGAAGATCAAAATCCTGGCGGTGAACCCGTATTTGAAACTGTTCGAAGGGGGGAACGAGGGTTTCCTGGAGGAGCTAACCCCCGGCAAGCCGGTTTTGATTGACCTATCGCTAATCCGGAACACCACGGTTAGGAGAACCTATGGAACCCTTCTACTGGCGAGGCTGATCAACAGGAATTATGGCCTGAGGAGGAAGTACCTTGTTCTCCTCGAAGAAGCCCACAACTACTTGGGAAGGGAAAACCCTATCTGGTTCCTAGCGAGGATGATGGGAGAGATTAGGAAGAACAATATAGGATTCTGCGTGATCACGCAATCCCCCTCCTTAATAACGGATCACGTGCTCGTCAACACTAACACTAAGATCGTTCACTCGGTGAAGGCAAGCATTGACTTGGAACTAGTTTCTCGGAGCTTATTCGTAGAGCAGGAGATCGCTAGGATTCTCCCGTATCTGAGCGTTGGAGAAGCCCTTCTATACAACCCGGTTCTTAAAAAACCGTTGTTGATAAGAATTGAGTAG